The segment AGTGCAGGCTGTGCTGTCGTTACGGTAAGGCGCAGAATGTGACGGTCGCTGATTTCAATGCTGCCCTGCGCGCATGCCGTGACTCTGGCGCCGGGGTGCGCTCGGAGCTGTCCGGTCGAAGTCAGGACAACGTGGGGGCCTGCTCTCGCAGCCAGGCGCGGAAGGGTTCTCCGAGTTCGGGGTGGGCGCCGGCGAGGTGCACGATCGCCTTCAGGTAGGTCAGACGGTCGCCGGTGTCGTACCGCCGGCCGTTGAAGACCACGGCGTGGACGGGGGCCTTGGCCAGGAGCGTGCCGAGGGCGTCGGTGAGCTGGATCTCACCGCCCTTGCCCGGTGGCGTGCTCCGCAGCTCGTCGAAGACCTCGGGGGCGAGGACGTAGCGTCCGATGACCGCCAGATTGCTGGGTGCGGCGCCTGGGGCCGGCTTCTCCACCAGGCCGGTGACGCGTAGGACGGCAGGGTCTGCGGTGGCGGTGACGTCGGCGCAGCCGTAGAGGTGGATCTGTTCGGGGGGCACTTCCATCAGGGCCAGGACCGAGCCGCCGTAACGCTTCTGGACGTCGATCATCGTGGGGAGGACCTGGTCCCGTGCGTCGATGAGGTCGTCGCCGAGCAGTACGGCGAAGGGCTCGCGGCCCACGTGGAGTTCGGCGCACAGGACGGCGTGGCCGAGACCCCGGGGATCGCCCTGGCGCACGTAGTGGATGCTCGCCAGCGCGCTGGAAGTGCGAACGCTGCTGAGTCTGTCGGTGTCGCCCTTGGCGCGCAGGACGTCCTCCAGTTCGTAGGCGCGATCGAAGTGGTCCTCAAGGGGACGCTTGTTGCGGCCCGTCACCATCAGGACGTCGGTCAGGCCGGCCGACACGGCCTCCTCGACCACGTACTGGATCGCCGGCCGATCGACGACGGGAAGCATCTCTTTGGGCATCGCCTTCGTGGCGGGCAGGAACCGGGTGCCGAGTCCCGCTGCCGGGATGACCACCTTGGTGAGGTTCACGCTGCGGATTCCTCCGGTATCAGGACGGCCCGATCAGGGGGCCAGGTCAGACGGACCGTCGAGCCGGGGGTGGCGGTGAGGGCGCCGGAGGCGGTCACCGCCACGGGCCTGGGCAGGCCCGGAACGGCTACCGCCAGCTGGGAGCGGCCGCCGTAGAAACTGATGTCGATCACGGTGCCAGTCAGCGGACCGTCCTCGGCCAAAGTGATGTTCTCGGGTCGGATCGCCAGGAGTGCCTTCCCGCCGGTACCGACGCCGGTCTCGCAAGGCAGCAAGCCCACGCCGGAGACCTCGAACCCCTGCTCGCGCACGGTGCCGTCGAGCAGGTTGTTCGCGCCGACGAAATCTGCGACGAAGCGGGTTCTGGGCCGTTCGTACAGTGGAACCGGCGGGTCGATCTGCTCGATGCGGCCCGCGTTGAAGACCGCGATGCGGTCGGCCAGTGACATCGCCTCCTCCTGGTCGTGGGTGACCACGACGAAGGTGATGCCGACCTCGTGCTGCAGGCGCTTGAGCTCCAGCTGCATTTCCGCGCGGACCTTCTTGTCGAGGGCCGAAAGGGGTTCGTCCAGGAGCAGGAGACGAGGCCGCTTCACGATGGCGCGTGCCAGTGCCACCCGCTGGCGCTGCCCGCCCGACAACTGGTGAGGACGGCGCCGTGCCGCGCCCGACAGACCGATGGTCTCCAGCACCTCGGTGACACGGGTGCGGATCTCCGGCTTCGGCAGGCCTTCGCGCGCCAGGCCGTAGGCGATGTTCTTCTCGACGGTCATGTGCGGGAAGAGCGCGTAGGACTGGAACATCAAGTTCACCGGGCTGCGGTGGGCAGGGAGGGCGAGGAGATCGGAGCCGTCCAGGGTGACGCCGCCGGAATCGGGTCGCTCGAAGCCGGCGAGGATCCGGAGCAGGGTGGTCTTGCCGCAGCCCGATGGACCGAGGAGGGCGAAGAACTCTCCCGGGGCGATGTCGAGGGTGACGTCGTCGAGGGCCGTCACGTCGCCGAAGCGGCGGGTGACGCCCTGCACGCTCAGCAAGGTCATGCGGTTCCTAACGGAGGGAGTCGGTGAGACGGGTGAGGCGCTGGGCGAGGATCACGACGGTGAAGCTCACCGCCAGGAGGACCGTGGCGAGCGCGTTGATCTCGGGGGTGACACCGAAGCGGACCATCGAGTAGATGACGATCGGCAGGGTCGGGTCCTTGGGCCCGGCGGTGAAGAAGGCGATCACGAACTCGTCGATCGACAGGGTGAAGGTGAGGAGCGCGCCCGCGACGATGCCGGGAAGCAGCGTCGGCAAAGTGATGCGCAGGAACGTGGCCGCCGGACCGGCGCCCAGATCCCGGGAGGCTTCTTCCAGCGAGGTGTCGACGTGCGACAGCCGGGTGCGGACCACGGTCGTGACGAAGGCCAGCCCGAACACGGTGTGGGCGAGCAGCACCGAGTGGAGGCCGAGTGTTGCCTGGACCGAGGAGTAGAAGGCCAGCAGGCCGATCGCCAGCACCACGTCCGGGACGACCGCGGGAAGGGTGGCGAGTGCCCCGAGCAGTCTGGAGCGCGTGTGCCGCGCCAGGCCCACGGCCAGCAGCGTGCCGAGGACGGTCGAGAGCGCGGTCGCGCCCGACGCCACGATCAGGGTGTTGACCAGACCCTTGCGGATCTGCTGGTCGCCGGCGAGCTTCCCGTACCACGACGTGCTGAAGCCACCCCAGGAGTACGGCGTCTCAAGGGCGTTGAACGACATGACGACCAGCACGACGATCGGCGCGTACAGGAACAGGTACGTCATCCAGAAGGGCCCGTACAGCCAGCGGCTACGCATGGTCCTCCTCTCCGGAGAAGCGCCGCGCAGTCCATGCCTGCGCCGTGAGCAGCAGAATCAGGACGGCGACGACGGCTGCCGCCAGAACCGACCCGAACGGCCAGTCGCGGGCCTTGAGGAACTGGTCGCGGATCAGGTTGCCGACCATGATGCGCTTGCCGCCGCCGAGGAGTTCGGGGATGACGAAGTTGCCGAGGGAGGGGACGAACACGAAGACGCAGCCGGTGAGGGTGCCGGGCAGCGTCAGCGGGAGCGTCACGGACAGGAAGGTCCGGGCAGGATGCGCCCCCAGGTTCGCCGATGCCTCGCGCAGCTGAGGGTCCAGCCGCTCGATCGCCGAGTACAGCGGAAGGATCATGAGCGGCAGGTAGGCGTACAGCAGGCCGGTGACGATCGCCCCGTCGGTGTAGAGGAGTTGGAGGGGCTTGTCGACGAGGCCCAGATCGATCAGCGCGGAGTTGACCAGGCCCTGCGAGTTCAGCAGGACGATCCAGGCGTAGGTGCGGATCAGGAAGTTGGTCCAGAACGGCAGTACCACCGCCACCAGGGCGAACGCCTTCCAGCGGGCCGGCAGGTGGGCGATGACGTAGGCCGTGGGGTACCCGATCAGCAGCGCGAGCACGGTGGTGATCAGCGCCAGCGTCACCGAGTGCATCAGCACGTCGGCATAGATCGGGTCGGCGGCCCGGGCGAAGTTGCCGCCGTTGGCCTCGTAGACGATCCCGCCGAAGCGCCCCCGCTTGAAGACCGTGTAGCTCAGGACGAGGCCGAGCGGGACGACGAGGAAGACCAGGAGGTAGGCCAGGCCGGGGCCGAGCAGGACGAACGGCTCGGCGCGCAGCCGTCTGACGCGCCCCCTCACTTGGCGGTGACCTCAGTGGCGATCTGGGTGTACGCCGGTCCGGCGTCGCCGAGGTCGACCAGACCCTCACCCTTGAGCAGATCGGCGGGGGTCATCGCCAGCGCCGGGTAGTTCTTGAGCAGGGCGGGGTCGACCTTGGCCATGGCCGCGGCATTGGGGACCTTGTAGAGGATGT is part of the Kitasatospora cineracea genome and harbors:
- the galU gene encoding UTP--glucose-1-phosphate uridylyltransferase GalU, coding for MRSVNLTKVVIPAAGLGTRFLPATKAMPKEMLPVVDRPAIQYVVEEAVSAGLTDVLMVTGRNKRPLEDHFDRAYELEDVLRAKGDTDRLSSVRTSSALASIHYVRQGDPRGLGHAVLCAELHVGREPFAVLLGDDLIDARDQVLPTMIDVQKRYGGSVLALMEVPPEQIHLYGCADVTATADPAVLRVTGLVEKPAPGAAPSNLAVIGRYVLAPEVFDELRSTPPGKGGEIQLTDALGTLLAKAPVHAVVFNGRRYDTGDRLTYLKAIVHLAGAHPELGEPFRAWLREQAPTLS
- a CDS encoding ABC transporter permease, producing the protein MRGRVRRLRAEPFVLLGPGLAYLLVFLVVPLGLVLSYTVFKRGRFGGIVYEANGGNFARAADPIYADVLMHSVTLALITTVLALLIGYPTAYVIAHLPARWKAFALVAVVLPFWTNFLIRTYAWIVLLNSQGLVNSALIDLGLVDKPLQLLYTDGAIVTGLLYAYLPLMILPLYSAIERLDPQLREASANLGAHPARTFLSVTLPLTLPGTLTGCVFVFVPSLGNFVIPELLGGGKRIMVGNLIRDQFLKARDWPFGSVLAAAVVAVLILLLTAQAWTARRFSGEEDHA
- a CDS encoding ABC transporter ATP-binding protein gives rise to the protein MTLLSVQGVTRRFGDVTALDDVTLDIAPGEFFALLGPSGCGKTTLLRILAGFERPDSGGVTLDGSDLLALPAHRSPVNLMFQSYALFPHMTVEKNIAYGLAREGLPKPEIRTRVTEVLETIGLSGAARRRPHQLSGGQRQRVALARAIVKRPRLLLLDEPLSALDKKVRAEMQLELKRLQHEVGITFVVVTHDQEEAMSLADRIAVFNAGRIEQIDPPVPLYERPRTRFVADFVGANNLLDGTVREQGFEVSGVGLLPCETGVGTGGKALLAIRPENITLAEDGPLTGTVIDISFYGGRSQLAVAVPGLPRPVAVTASGALTATPGSTVRLTWPPDRAVLIPEESAA
- a CDS encoding ABC transporter permease encodes the protein MRSRWLYGPFWMTYLFLYAPIVVLVVMSFNALETPYSWGGFSTSWYGKLAGDQQIRKGLVNTLIVASGATALSTVLGTLLAVGLARHTRSRLLGALATLPAVVPDVVLAIGLLAFYSSVQATLGLHSVLLAHTVFGLAFVTTVVRTRLSHVDTSLEEASRDLGAGPAATFLRITLPTLLPGIVAGALLTFTLSIDEFVIAFFTAGPKDPTLPIVIYSMVRFGVTPEINALATVLLAVSFTVVILAQRLTRLTDSLR